AGCTCTTCGTAAAATTGTCCGAGAAGCCTGAGTATCAGCATGGTCAATATGACCACAATGTTCACAAATGAACTTTTCGCCATCTCTATTAGCTTTACTAATATGATGACAAGCCGAACATTCTTGAGAAGTAAATTTAGGATTAACGGATAATACTGGCTTACCAGACTTCAATGCCAGCCAAGCAATCTTAGAAAATAATTCGCCCCAACTGGCATCAGAAATGGAGCGATTTAACCCACGTTTTGCAGATTGACCATTAGGCATAAATCGCCCTTTCTGCCGTTTAGGTTTGCAGCGGGACTTCATCGCCTTAACATTTAGATCCTCTTGGACAATTGCCTCAGCGGTGTTAACAACTTTATTGGCTGCTTTCCATTGATGATCATTCCGTTTATCTGCAATCTTTTTATGTAGTTTGGCGACTCTTTTCCCGGCTTTTTTACGATTATTAGAACCCTTGACTTTACGGTTAACCCGGCGCTGTCTGATTCTTAATTGACGACGGACTTTTTTGTTAGTTGCAAATTTAGGATTTTCAATAAATGAACCATCCGACAAAGAAATTAATTTATTAATTCCTACGTCAATACCCACCGCTGATTTGACAGTTTCAATTTCTGTGACTTCAGGTAGCGATTCAGGTAAATTGAGTAATACACTCATGTACCATCCGTCAGCTTCTTTAATTACTGTTACCGTCCTAATGTCAGCATCTACGGGAATAGTCCGACTATCAAAATAGCGCATAGTCCCCAGTCCAGGAAAGTAGGCATGGGAATAGCATCGGGGCTGATTGGATTCACGATTAACGGTTAATTTTACTTGTCCTGGCTTGAATTGAAAAGTTTTAAAATTAGCTGCTTTACGAAACGCAGGAGAACCCCTTTTGTGTTGAAAAAATCCGTTATAAGCAATATCTAATTTAGCTAAATTACCTTGTAAAACATCTGAATTAATTCGGCTATACCATTCAGATTCAGAACGTAATTCAGTTGTTCTCTTACTTTGAATATCAGTCGGACTACCCCAGCTTAAACCATGCTTCTTACTATTTTTTGTTAGCCCAGAGGACATTACGCCATGCTTAACGATAGGGCAGGTTAATGGGCAATAAGAACCATATTCAATACGACTATCTAAGTCTGAAAATGCGCCATATTGGTACATAACAGACTCATCTGATTTTTGGTTATTAGTTTCAAATCCGCGCTGACGTTCTGCTAAACAATAATTTCTGTGTTTCCGCAAAGTAACAAGCCACTCAGACATTAAGGCTTGTTGCCCAATATTCGGTTGTAGCTTGAATCTCCAGCGTATTTGCACAGGTTTATTTTGTTGATATGATTGACGATATGACTATCTTAGTCTACAATTTAAAGGAAGTCAATAGCTAAAATATATGAAAAAAAGTTCTTATGAATATCGGCATTATAATCACGCTGTCGGATTGAGCGTGATTCATTTAGTCTGGATACCTAAACGCCGAAAAAAAGTGCTTGTCGGGAAAATCAGGGATAGGATTTTTGAGATATTTTCGGCATTAGCTATTGAAAAAGATTGGAATATTCGTGCGTTAGAAGTTGCACCAGATCACATTCATTTATTCGTAGAGATTCATCCAACTGATGCAATATTTCAGGTAGTTAAAGCATTTAAAGGACGCTCATCTAATTACCTAAGAAAAGAGTTCCCAGAATTAAAAAAGCTACCGTCACTTTGGACTAGCAGCTATTTCTTTTCAACTGCTGGAAACGTTGCTGCTGATACTATAGAAAGATATATTAATGACCCGCATCATGGTTGAGAATATTGGACGCGGTTAAAACCGCACGAGTAGGCTTTCCCCCGCGCTCTAAAGAGACGCGGCTCCCAGCCTTCCCGCAATCTCCTGGTGGGAATTAGACGGTTTTTCGACCAAAGCGACAGCAAGGGAGAAAAACATGGAGGCAATTCACAAATCTTGTGTTACACTATTTCGTAATAAATACTTTTCACTCTAATATGCTCAAAATTGTCAAAGTCAGATTATATCCAAATGCCCAACAACAGCAATCATTAGCACAAGCTTTTGGTAGCTGTCGTTGGCTATGGAATTATTTTTTGAATTTGATGAACGAAACTTATAAAGAGACAGGTAAAGGATTGTCTGGATACGAAGTTAAAAAGATAATTCCTCAACTAAAGAAAGAACATGAGTGGCTATCTTTAACCTATTCTCAGTGCTTGCAACAAGTCTGTTTAAACCTGGGAGTTGCA
The DNA window shown above is from Anabaena sp. WA102 and carries:
- a CDS encoding RNA-guided endonuclease InsQ/TnpB family protein yields the protein MQIRWRFKLQPNIGQQALMSEWLVTLRKHRNYCLAERQRGFETNNQKSDESVMYQYGAFSDLDSRIEYGSYCPLTCPIVKHGVMSSGLTKNSKKHGLSWGSPTDIQSKRTTELRSESEWYSRINSDVLQGNLAKLDIAYNGFFQHKRGSPAFRKAANFKTFQFKPGQVKLTVNRESNQPRCYSHAYFPGLGTMRYFDSRTIPVDADIRTVTVIKEADGWYMSVLLNLPESLPEVTEIETVKSAVGIDVGINKLISLSDGSFIENPKFATNKKVRRQLRIRQRRVNRKVKGSNNRKKAGKRVAKLHKKIADKRNDHQWKAANKVVNTAEAIVQEDLNVKAMKSRCKPKRQKGRFMPNGQSAKRGLNRSISDASWGELFSKIAWLALKSGKPVLSVNPKFTSQECSACHHISKANRDGEKFICEHCGHIDHADTQASRTILRRANLKFVSKDIKNLPADCGKVTLVRDDSASNGKQDQGKNRTSKVIPEKRILFEQLS
- the tnpA gene encoding IS200/IS605 family transposase translates to MKKSSYEYRHYNHAVGLSVIHLVWIPKRRKKVLVGKIRDRIFEIFSALAIEKDWNIRALEVAPDHIHLFVEIHPTDAIFQVVKAFKGRSSNYLRKEFPELKKLPSLWTSSYFFSTAGNVAADTIERYINDPHHG